Proteins found in one Geovibrio ferrireducens genomic segment:
- the potA gene encoding spermidine/putrescine ABC transporter ATP-binding protein PotA, whose translation MKHNAPIIELNNITKSFGDNTILKNLNLSISDGEFVTLLGPSGCGKTTILRLIAGFEQPDEGRILLAGDDITDLPSNKRHVNTVFQSYALFPHMTVFENVAFGLNMDKMPKSEIKTHVDEVLRMVKMSEYADRKPSQLSGGQQQRVAIARAVVKKPRILLLDEPLSALDFKLRKQMQVELKQLQRRLGITFIFVTHDQEEALSMSDRVIVMDEGVIQQSGTPKQVYEQPANLFVARFVGEINILDSVVEKHTDNGFACKIEGFSCEIHTKKRPAEGVKVNILLRPEDLRVAELAKTEKPEAGSIFGRVEETTYKGATLESIIVLPSGKKLLASEFFDEEYEEFDYKLGQDVAVSWVGGWEVVLADE comes from the coding sequence ATGAAACATAATGCACCGATAATAGAACTGAACAACATTACAAAATCGTTCGGCGATAATACCATTTTGAAGAATCTCAATCTCTCCATATCTGACGGGGAGTTTGTTACCCTTCTCGGTCCGTCCGGATGCGGCAAAACAACAATACTCCGGCTTATTGCGGGGTTTGAACAGCCAGATGAGGGGAGAATACTGCTCGCCGGAGATGACATAACCGACCTTCCGTCCAACAAAAGACACGTCAATACGGTTTTTCAGAGCTATGCCCTCTTCCCTCACATGACAGTTTTTGAAAATGTCGCTTTCGGGCTCAATATGGACAAAATGCCGAAATCCGAGATCAAAACCCATGTGGATGAAGTTCTCCGCATGGTGAAAATGTCCGAATATGCAGACAGAAAACCCAGCCAGCTCTCAGGCGGTCAGCAGCAAAGGGTGGCCATAGCCCGCGCTGTGGTAAAAAAGCCTCGTATACTGCTGCTTGATGAGCCCCTTTCCGCTCTGGACTTCAAACTCCGCAAACAGATGCAGGTTGAGCTTAAGCAGCTTCAGCGCAGGCTGGGGATAACCTTCATCTTCGTAACCCACGATCAGGAAGAGGCGCTCAGCATGTCCGACCGTGTTATCGTTATGGATGAAGGGGTTATACAGCAGTCCGGTACGCCCAAGCAGGTTTATGAGCAGCCGGCGAACCTTTTTGTTGCCCGTTTCGTGGGTGAGATAAACATTCTGGACTCTGTGGTGGAAAAACACACTGACAACGGATTTGCCTGTAAAATCGAAGGCTTCTCCTGTGAAATACATACAAAGAAACGCCCTGCGGAAGGGGTGAAGGTAAATATCCTTCTCCGCCCGGAAGACCTGCGGGTTGCTGAACTCGCAAAAACCGAAAAACCGGAAGCGGGTTCCATTTTCGGCAGGGTGGAGGAAACCACCTACAAAGGCGCAACCCTTGAATCCATCATTGTTCTGCCTTCGGGCAAAAAACTTCTCGCCAGTGAGTTTTTTGATGAAGAGTATGAGGAGTTCGACTACAAACTGGGACAGGACGTGGCGGTAAGCTGGGTTGGCGGCTGGGAGGTGGTTCTGGCCGATGAATGA
- the potB gene encoding spermidine/putrescine ABC transporter permease PotB, which yields MNERSLFKTTVITVISLWFIVFVFVPNILVFGVSFLERHESNFVTFTFTLENYQRIFSSVYFTVFADSFRLAFISMLICLVVGYPFAYRLARLKGRVKNILFMLIIIPFWTSSLIRTYAIMIVLKTNGLLNTVLLGLGIINEPLELLYTGTAVTIGMVYSLLPFMILPLYASIEKLDKVYIEAAGDLGAGKIQTFIKIVIPLTMPGIIAGCTLVFLPSFCLFYIPDLMGGAKDLLIGNLIKNQFLSARDWPFGSAVSVVLTGIMAVLLFAYYKSTKLVQKAGEKGAV from the coding sequence ATGAATGAGAGAAGCCTCTTTAAAACAACAGTTATCACCGTAATTTCGCTGTGGTTTATAGTTTTTGTTTTCGTTCCCAATATCCTTGTATTCGGCGTGAGCTTCCTTGAGAGGCATGAGAGCAATTTCGTAACATTTACATTCACCCTTGAAAACTATCAGAGAATTTTTTCCAGCGTATATTTTACGGTATTCGCCGATTCTTTCAGGCTGGCTTTTATCTCCATGCTGATATGCCTCGTTGTGGGCTATCCCTTCGCTTACAGGCTGGCAAGGCTTAAAGGCAGAGTGAAAAATATACTCTTCATGCTGATTATCATCCCTTTCTGGACAAGCTCGCTCATACGCACCTATGCGATTATGATAGTGCTGAAAACAAACGGACTGCTGAACACTGTGCTTCTCGGTCTCGGTATAATAAATGAGCCGCTGGAGCTTCTCTACACCGGCACAGCGGTGACCATAGGCATGGTTTACTCTCTGCTGCCGTTTATGATTCTGCCTCTGTACGCCAGCATAGAAAAGCTGGACAAGGTGTACATCGAAGCCGCAGGAGACCTCGGCGCAGGAAAGATTCAGACTTTTATAAAAATTGTAATCCCACTGACAATGCCGGGGATCATAGCCGGATGCACTCTGGTTTTCCTCCCCTCGTTCTGCCTGTTTTACATACCCGACCTCATGGGGGGCGCAAAGGATCTGCTTATCGGCAACCTGATCAAAAACCAGTTTCTCTCCGCCCGTGACTGGCCCTTCGGCTCTGCGGTGAGTGTTGTGCTCACGGGGATTATGGCTGTGCTCCTGTTTGCTTATTACAAGAGCACCAAGCTTGTGCAGAAAGCAGGGGAGAAGGGTGCGGTATGA
- the potC gene encoding spermidine/putrescine ABC transporter permease PotC: MSRFFKSTYMLMVYLFLYIPVIILVVNSFNSSKYMTGWRGFTLDWYSKLASNTMLIDAAVNSFTVAFLSASAATVIGTLTAVTLYRYSFFGKKLLYALVYVVIMSPDIVMGISLLVLFASVKIELGFWTLLVSHITFSIPFVVVTVFSRLSGFDKNVIEAAKDLGADEMRIFKSVILPMSLPAVAAGWLLSFTLSLDDVIVSFFVTGPGYEVLPLRIFSMVRLGVKPEINALCAIILLFSLVMVMTSQFLMRERK; encoded by the coding sequence ATGAGCAGATTCTTCAAAAGCACATACATGCTGATGGTTTACCTTTTTCTTTATATCCCGGTTATCATCCTTGTTGTAAACTCATTTAACTCATCCAAATACATGACTGGCTGGCGCGGCTTCACCCTTGACTGGTACAGCAAGCTTGCCTCCAACACCATGCTGATTGATGCCGCCGTCAACTCTTTTACGGTGGCGTTCCTCTCCGCATCCGCCGCAACTGTCATAGGCACACTGACAGCGGTAACACTTTACAGGTACAGCTTTTTCGGCAAAAAGCTCCTTTATGCCCTCGTATATGTGGTGATAATGTCGCCGGATATTGTCATGGGTATATCACTTCTGGTGCTGTTTGCATCAGTTAAGATTGAACTTGGTTTCTGGACCCTGCTGGTGTCGCACATAACCTTCTCCATACCCTTTGTGGTGGTTACGGTTTTTTCACGCCTCAGCGGGTTTGACAAAAATGTGATAGAAGCGGCAAAAGATCTCGGCGCGGATGAGATGAGGATTTTCAAATCAGTAATCCTCCCCATGTCTCTCCCTGCGGTGGCTGCGGGGTGGCTCCTCAGCTTCACCCTTTCGCTGGATGATGTGATTGTCTCCTTTTTTGTAACGGGGCCGGGGTATGAGGTTCTGCCCCTGCGCATATTCTCTATGGTTAGGCTGGGCGTAAAGCCTGAAATAAACGCGCTCTGCGCGATTATATTACTGTTTTCGCTCGTCATGGTTATGACGTCGCAATTCTTGATGAGGGAGAGAAAATGA